A window from Bacteroidota bacterium encodes these proteins:
- a CDS encoding heterodisulfide reductase-related iron-sulfur binding cluster: MVFDTHDPLYWDSADLQREFTRILDVCNGCRLCDNLCPPFSDIFDRIEAEDDKLTAAGKTSESAVHHLTKADYDHTVDYCYQCKLCYPKCPYTPPHEYQLDFPRLLLRADAIKTKEHGKPIKSRLRDFVTGDTDRAGAIGAAIPGLMNWGAKNPLARTAMEVTIGIDRRKKLPEYARETFHGWWKIRTPALRQGTLTTMQGVVDEKIALFYTCMLDQNKPWIGRQYVQILEKFGIEIAVPEQECCGMPELGTGNIEKVTGTVDRNIARLLPWVEKGYKIIAMSPSCSMMMRLEYENYATDKAAAKRVMAAIFDPCEYLMKLHREKKIALEFPVSVTENVTYHVPCHLRVQNIGYNSRDLMKLIPGVNVTMVQQCSGHDGSWSAKKEYYEISLDVGKKLFKAIDKDKPATVVSDCSLAHLHIEEGTGEHALHPIEIVYRAMGLAPAQG, translated from the coding sequence ATGGTCTTCGACACACACGATCCGCTCTATTGGGACTCCGCCGACCTCCAGCGCGAGTTCACCCGCATTCTGGATGTCTGCAACGGTTGTCGCTTATGCGACAACCTGTGTCCGCCGTTTTCGGACATCTTCGACCGGATCGAAGCCGAGGACGACAAGCTGACGGCAGCGGGGAAGACCTCCGAAAGCGCAGTTCACCATCTGACTAAAGCAGACTACGATCATACGGTCGATTACTGCTATCAGTGCAAGCTTTGTTATCCAAAGTGCCCGTACACTCCACCGCACGAGTATCAGCTTGATTTTCCGCGACTACTCTTGCGTGCCGATGCGATCAAGACGAAAGAGCACGGCAAACCGATCAAAAGCAGGTTGCGCGATTTCGTGACTGGCGATACCGATCGCGCCGGCGCGATTGGCGCAGCCATCCCTGGATTGATGAATTGGGGCGCGAAGAATCCACTCGCCCGAACGGCCATGGAAGTGACCATCGGAATTGATCGGCGTAAGAAACTACCCGAGTATGCGAGGGAGACGTTTCATGGGTGGTGGAAGATAAGAACCCCCGCCTTAAGGCAGGGCACATTGACCACGATGCAGGGGGTGGTCGATGAAAAAATTGCGCTCTTCTACACTTGCATGCTCGATCAGAATAAGCCATGGATCGGCAGGCAGTATGTCCAGATTCTAGAGAAATTCGGAATCGAGATTGCGGTGCCGGAACAAGAGTGCTGCGGCATGCCGGAGCTTGGCACTGGGAATATCGAGAAAGTAACTGGAACGGTCGATCGAAACATTGCACGGTTGTTACCATGGGTCGAGAAAGGCTACAAGATCATCGCCATGAGTCCAAGCTGCTCGATGATGATGCGGCTCGAGTACGAGAATTACGCAACCGACAAGGCCGCCGCAAAGCGTGTCATGGCTGCGATTTTCGATCCATGCGAATACCTGATGAAGTTACATCGAGAGAAGAAGATCGCGTTGGAATTTCCGGTGAGTGTTACTGAAAACGTGACGTACCACGTGCCGTGCCACCTTCGGGTACAGAATATCGGCTACAACTCGCGTGACCTGATGAAGCTGATTCCCGGCGTGAACGTTACGATGGTCCAGCAGTGCTCAGGACATGATGGCTCATGGTCCGCGAAAAAAGAGTACTACGAGATTTCGCTCGATGTTGGTAAGAAGCTGTTCAAGGCAATCGACAAAGATAAACCGGCGACGGTTGTCAGCGATTGTTCGCTTGCCCACCTCCACATCGAGGAAGGCACGGGCGAGCATGCGCTACATCCCATCGAGATTGTCTATCGCGCAATGGGACTCGCTCCGGCCCAAGGATGA
- a CDS encoding MlaD family protein, whose translation MTKEERTDIKVGATVLVAIALLLFGILWAKGWHFGPNEVVVRAIFPTAGGIEKGDPVMVSGIKRGLVREVLLRDTGVMVTMGFDPPVDLRRDASAKISMLELMSGKKVEIDPGVASERLPAGAIMYGVYSGDVSTLVAMVNSLSATLQSVTVKADTLFTSLNSVFRGDSMKTQLSAVLVSVDQAAKRATAMLAENGTAIRHTFSQADTVTRDLSAMLSENRAGLKTLIDTGSMAVGEARTALIRASNLAVRFDSLLASANKPNTMLYRLTKDEQFATRLDSTVSSLLKLMEQLRLQGLDANIRFFNSAKPGK comes from the coding sequence GTGACCAAAGAAGAACGAACGGACATTAAGGTAGGCGCAACGGTGCTTGTGGCGATCGCCCTGCTGCTTTTCGGCATTCTTTGGGCTAAAGGCTGGCATTTTGGCCCAAATGAGGTTGTCGTGCGGGCCATCTTCCCGACCGCCGGTGGCATTGAGAAGGGCGACCCCGTCATGGTGAGCGGGATCAAACGCGGCCTGGTCCGCGAAGTCCTTCTGCGCGATACCGGCGTCATGGTCACGATGGGCTTTGACCCGCCGGTCGATTTGCGACGGGATGCCTCGGCAAAGATCTCCATGCTCGAACTCATGAGCGGTAAAAAAGTCGAGATCGATCCCGGTGTGGCGAGCGAACGGCTGCCGGCCGGTGCGATCATGTACGGAGTCTATTCCGGGGATGTCAGCACGCTGGTCGCGATGGTCAACTCGCTATCGGCAACGCTCCAATCGGTGACCGTCAAGGCGGATACACTCTTCACGTCGCTCAACAGTGTGTTCCGTGGCGATAGTATGAAGACCCAACTGAGTGCCGTGCTGGTGAGCGTGGATCAGGCCGCGAAGCGGGCAACCGCGATGCTGGCCGAGAACGGTACGGCCATCCGGCATACGTTCTCGCAAGCGGACACGGTCACGCGCGATCTATCCGCGATGCTCTCCGAGAACCGAGCCGGCCTCAAGACTTTGATTGACACTGGCTCCATGGCCGTGGGCGAAGCGCGAACGGCGCTGATTCGAGCGAGTAACTTAGCGGTGCGCTTCGACAGCCTTCTGGCAAGCGCCAACAAGCCGAACACCATGTTGTACCGTCTGACGAAGGACGAGCAGTTCGCCACACGCTTGGACAGTACAGTCTCCTCCCTCCTAAAACTCATGGAGCAACTCCGCCTCCAGGGACTCGACGCGAATATTCGGTTCTTCAACAGCGCGAAGCCGGGGAAGTAG
- the hutI gene encoding imidazolonepropionase, producing the protein MRSILELDDAAILVRDDGTIEAVGPASSFDIHHSSFELVDCRGLVALPGFVDSHTHCAFAGERSAEAAMRAEGRSYQEIAQMGGGIRSSVEQVRAASIDDIVTYSKPFAQRALALGTTTMEIKSGYGLSTSDERKLLEAAARLGSETSMEVIVTYLGAHAVPKNKSQTEYVEEIVAEQLPTLHGLAEFCDVFMDEGYFTRAETIRICIRAKELGLKIKLHADELAETNGARTAAELGAFSADHLLKISDDGIGALASSERTVATLLPITALSLRAPYAPARKLIDAGCAVAIATDCNPGSAMSENMQLAISLAVFGMQMTPAEALCAATINGAAALDRASTHGSIERNKLADFVLCYIPRLEYLPYHVGVSDVVSVVKAGKIVYGDRI; encoded by the coding sequence ATGAGAAGTATTCTCGAACTTGATGATGCCGCAATCCTTGTCCGCGATGACGGCACCATTGAAGCGGTCGGCCCCGCTTCATCATTCGACATCCATCATTCATCATTTGAATTGGTCGATTGTCGCGGACTTGTTGCTCTCCCTGGCTTCGTCGATTCTCACACACACTGCGCCTTCGCCGGTGAGCGAAGTGCTGAAGCCGCCATGCGCGCCGAAGGCCGTTCGTATCAGGAGATTGCACAAATGGGCGGCGGCATTCGATCGTCCGTCGAGCAGGTGCGAGCGGCCAGCATAGATGATATTGTCACGTATTCGAAGCCATTTGCTCAGCGTGCACTTGCGCTCGGCACGACAACGATGGAGATCAAATCTGGCTATGGGCTTTCGACCTCTGATGAACGGAAGCTGCTCGAAGCAGCAGCGCGACTTGGCAGCGAGACTTCGATGGAAGTCATCGTGACATATCTCGGTGCGCACGCCGTCCCAAAAAACAAGTCGCAGACGGAGTATGTCGAAGAGATCGTAGCTGAGCAGCTTCCAACGCTGCACGGCCTGGCGGAGTTTTGCGATGTCTTCATGGACGAAGGATATTTTACGCGTGCGGAGACAATTCGCATCTGCATACGCGCCAAAGAGCTTGGCTTGAAGATCAAGCTTCACGCGGATGAACTCGCCGAGACGAATGGCGCGAGAACAGCCGCCGAACTCGGCGCATTCAGCGCCGATCATCTTCTCAAAATAAGCGATGATGGGATTGGGGCTTTGGCATCGAGCGAGCGGACGGTCGCAACGTTGCTGCCGATCACTGCACTCAGTCTCCGCGCGCCTTACGCCCCGGCTCGCAAGTTGATCGATGCCGGATGCGCGGTCGCGATCGCAACGGACTGCAATCCGGGAAGCGCCATGAGCGAGAATATGCAGCTTGCGATATCGCTTGCCGTGTTCGGTATGCAAATGACACCAGCCGAAGCGCTCTGTGCCGCGACAATAAATGGCGCCGCCGCACTTGACCGCGCCAGTACTCACGGCTCCATCGAGCGGAATAAACTCGCGGACTTCGTGTTGTGTTATATTCCAAGACTCGAATATCTTCCGTATCACGTTGGCGTCAGTGATGTCGTAAGCGTTGTGAAAGCAGGGAAGATCGTGTACGGAGACCGGATTTAG
- a CDS encoding DUF433 domain-containing protein — protein MVTQQAVGYPHITSDARILSGVPIVEGTRTPVRSIATYFNMGMSVDEILIALPYLNFGLVFSALSYYFDHKSEIDANIAENNDVDRWDAMARAAKRPS, from the coding sequence ATGGTTACACAGCAGGCAGTTGGTTATCCGCACATTACGTCGGACGCGCGCATTCTGAGCGGCGTGCCAATCGTCGAGGGTACGCGCACGCCGGTGCGGAGTATTGCAACGTATTTCAATATGGGCATGTCGGTCGATGAAATTCTGATCGCGCTGCCGTATCTCAATTTTGGTCTTGTGTTTTCGGCACTTTCGTATTACTTCGATCACAAGTCAGAGATCGATGCTAACATCGCTGAGAATAATGATGTCGATCGCTGGGACGCGATGGCACGAGCCGCGAAACGGCCGTCGTGA
- a CDS encoding TdeIII family type II restriction endonuclease, whose protein sequence is MPLTETTRQAIHDYLLRQVTRFVQDNRATARQKPFHVRLLPILSEVKFSERSFSTRSGSWFQEMARLVASQFHRAATLGYSVTGRIQPAAEADIVAITELMDHGVPRRIPNRANDIARVLGVQDPGGVDRSIISDLFILRHDDSELYFEMKTPDPNKGQCKKMKHDILLISALRKGHSAEAYAAAAYNPNGDDAPYMNNYARQFLEIGQDLLVGRQFWSKIGDDQTYDELLEVAEAVGNEIRPILNR, encoded by the coding sequence ATGCCACTTACTGAAACGACTCGACAGGCAATTCACGATTACCTACTGAGACAGGTGACACGTTTCGTCCAAGACAACCGAGCCACCGCTCGACAAAAGCCGTTTCACGTTCGTCTTCTTCCAATACTCTCTGAGGTGAAGTTCTCTGAACGTTCATTTTCTACTCGTTCTGGCTCATGGTTTCAAGAGATGGCACGCCTTGTTGCTTCCCAGTTCCACAGAGCAGCGACTCTCGGGTACTCTGTGACGGGCCGCATTCAGCCTGCTGCGGAAGCTGATATTGTTGCCATCACCGAACTTATGGATCACGGTGTGCCACGTCGGATTCCAAATCGTGCGAACGACATCGCCCGTGTTCTCGGGGTTCAAGATCCTGGCGGAGTCGATCGATCCATCATTAGCGATCTCTTTATCCTTCGGCACGACGACTCTGAGCTCTATTTCGAAATGAAGACACCTGATCCTAACAAAGGTCAGTGCAAGAAAATGAAGCACGACATACTGCTGATCTCGGCTCTTAGAAAGGGTCACAGCGCGGAAGCATACGCCGCGGCTGCCTACAATCCGAATGGCGATGATGCTCCCTATATGAACAATTACGCGCGACAGTTTCTGGAGATAGGTCAGGATTTGCTAGTTGGTCGACAGTTCTGGAGTAAGATAGGAGACGACCAAACCTACGATGAACTGCTCGAAGTTGCCGAAGCGGTGGGTAATGAGATAAGGCCGATCTTGAATCGTTAA
- a CDS encoding alkaline phosphatase family protein, which translates to MHSRIVRYSELAIALLAGVLSLGGCAHKPARPDHIVILMLENRSYGNIIGSPNAPYLNSLLSDPNAALFTSSFGIEHPSEPNYLDLFSGSNQGVTSDSLPKGYPFTTDNLASELIDAGKSYVTYSEDLPAVGSDTESCGLYARKHNASVNWIGTGLHQIPPTTNQTLAAFPSDYSQLPTVSMVVPNQDNDMHNGVAAATIQRGDRWVKDHLDSYIHWAKEHNSLLIITFDEDDYATGNHIPTIFIGSQVKGGIYGQRIDHFSVLRTIEQLYHLRYAGKAADASPILLFWKG; encoded by the coding sequence ATGCATTCTCGAATTGTTCGTTATTCTGAACTCGCGATCGCTTTACTTGCCGGCGTGCTGTCCCTCGGCGGATGTGCGCACAAACCCGCGCGGCCAGATCACATTGTGATTCTGATGCTCGAAAACCGAAGCTATGGAAACATCATCGGTTCTCCGAATGCACCATATCTGAATTCCTTGCTAAGCGATCCGAATGCCGCGCTCTTTACCAGTTCCTTCGGCATCGAGCATCCCAGCGAGCCGAATTACCTCGATCTGTTTTCCGGATCGAACCAGGGCGTGACGAGCGATTCACTGCCCAAGGGGTACCCATTCACCACCGATAATCTCGCCAGCGAGTTGATCGATGCCGGCAAGTCTTACGTGACCTACTCCGAGGACCTTCCGGCTGTCGGTTCCGATACGGAGTCCTGCGGTCTCTATGCGCGCAAACACAATGCATCGGTCAACTGGATCGGGACAGGCCTGCATCAAATCCCACCGACAACCAATCAGACTCTTGCCGCATTTCCGTCCGATTACTCGCAGCTTCCAACCGTCTCGATGGTCGTTCCCAACCAGGATAACGACATGCACAATGGCGTTGCCGCGGCAACGATCCAGAGGGGCGACAGATGGGTCAAAGATCATCTGGATTCCTACATTCACTGGGCGAAGGAGCATAATAGTCTGCTCATCATCACATTCGATGAGGATGATTACGCGACCGGCAACCATATCCCGACAATCTTTATCGGCTCGCAAGTGAAGGGTGGCATCTACGGTCAGCGGATCGATCACTTTTCGGTCCTCCGGACGATCGAGCAACTCTATCACTTACGCTACGCCGGCAAGGCTGCGGACGCCAGTCCAATACTTCTCTTTTGGAAGGGCTGA
- a CDS encoding type II toxin-antitoxin system VapC family toxin, which translates to MNGKALLDSNAVVQILNGKLDLPRLGFDEILVPMTVVGELFFGVHKSARVTENRRRLLTFLDLVSLVSSDLEVAEMYGQIKATLRSKGKPIPENDMWIAATAIRHRLPLVTNDKHFGEVERLAVIRWS; encoded by the coding sequence ATGAATGGTAAGGCCTTACTGGATTCGAACGCAGTCGTTCAAATCCTGAATGGCAAGCTTGATCTCCCTCGGCTTGGCTTCGATGAAATTCTGGTGCCGATGACCGTCGTCGGTGAGCTATTCTTTGGCGTTCATAAATCGGCGCGGGTCACTGAGAATCGTCGGAGGCTTCTCACGTTTCTCGATTTGGTTTCGCTCGTTAGCAGTGATCTGGAGGTAGCAGAGATGTACGGTCAAATCAAAGCAACACTTCGGAGCAAGGGCAAACCAATTCCGGAGAACGATATGTGGATCGCCGCAACAGCAATTCGGCACCGCTTGCCGCTCGTTACGAATGATAAGCATTTCGGGGAGGTCGAAAGGCTTGCTGTAATCCGCTGGTCATAA
- a CDS encoding DUF5615 family PIN-like protein, whose amino-acid sequence MSHRLLLDEDIQGDLAKALRARGIDAIRIQEVGTSGADDPDQLALAVRLERAFVTFNRGDFTRLHCK is encoded by the coding sequence GTGAGCCACCGGCTGTTGCTCGATGAGGATATCCAAGGCGATCTCGCCAAAGCATTGCGTGCGAGAGGAATCGATGCCATTCGCATTCAGGAGGTTGGAACATCGGGAGCCGACGATCCCGATCAATTGGCCTTGGCGGTCCGATTAGAGCGAGCGTTCGTTACGTTCAATCGCGGTGATTTTACGAGACTACATTGCAAGTAG
- a CDS encoding HAMP domain-containing sensor histidine kinase, whose translation MTNLFRDIIRGLATRKDPADVLGYIAEQSAILTGASGAYIERLEDNETVALAAYGEGLPPAGTRGPYEGSIIQRVIELGEPITVADVRSESRSILQSIGYHAPAAVLPLVAEERKIGALIVIRAKPFEASEIVSMQTLAEAAAIGVNRIILLQESERQRVELERSVHIRDQMVRLLAHDLRNPLNTVSIVLEAIADQKLPVQQRDELLGMAMDSVNRMSRMLRDLLDTAIVERTGELPLSPVPQEAKELTQQACEAAMLHTKSKGVDIVCDLEGSTIIHADRDRLMQVLTNLIDNAIKFTPEGGKVRVRTQVVEGDVRFTVEDTGPGIPDEYQDKIFEQYWQAPETAHLGTGLGLAIAKQIVKQHGGKIWVERNDGQGSTFAFTIPAHTKPELA comes from the coding sequence ATGACTAATCTATTCCGAGATATTATTCGTGGGCTTGCGACGCGCAAGGATCCCGCGGACGTTCTTGGATATATCGCCGAGCAATCGGCTATACTGACCGGTGCCTCTGGCGCGTACATCGAGCGCCTCGAGGATAACGAAACCGTTGCCCTAGCAGCCTATGGCGAGGGGCTTCCACCGGCGGGGACCCGCGGGCCGTATGAAGGATCGATCATTCAACGCGTAATTGAACTCGGCGAGCCAATTACTGTTGCCGATGTCCGTTCGGAAAGCCGGTCGATTTTACAGTCGATTGGGTACCATGCGCCGGCAGCGGTATTGCCCCTTGTTGCCGAAGAGCGGAAAATTGGCGCGCTCATTGTGATTCGAGCCAAACCATTTGAGGCCAGTGAGATAGTCAGCATGCAGACGCTTGCCGAGGCGGCTGCGATTGGCGTGAATCGGATTATTTTGCTGCAGGAATCGGAGCGGCAGCGGGTAGAACTCGAACGCTCCGTTCACATTCGCGATCAAATGGTCCGCCTCCTCGCGCACGATCTCCGCAATCCGCTGAACACCGTTTCGATTGTACTCGAAGCCATTGCCGATCAAAAGCTTCCGGTTCAGCAGCGGGATGAGCTGCTCGGAATGGCGATGGATTCGGTCAATCGCATGAGCCGAATGCTTCGCGATTTGTTGGATACCGCCATCGTCGAACGGACGGGAGAGTTGCCACTCAGTCCAGTGCCGCAGGAAGCCAAAGAACTTACTCAGCAAGCCTGCGAAGCGGCGATGCTCCACACCAAATCGAAAGGGGTGGACATTGTATGCGACCTCGAGGGCAGCACCATTATCCATGCGGACCGCGATCGGCTTATGCAGGTGCTTACGAACCTGATCGATAATGCGATCAAGTTTACCCCGGAGGGCGGAAAGGTCAGGGTCAGAACCCAAGTTGTCGAAGGTGATGTCCGATTCACGGTCGAGGACACGGGCCCCGGTATTCCTGATGAATATCAAGACAAAATCTTCGAACAATACTGGCAGGCACCCGAAACGGCGCATTTGGGAACGGGGCTCGGGCTCGCCATTGCCAAGCAGATTGTCAAGCAGCACGGCGGGAAGATCTGGGTCGAGCGGAACGACGGTCAGGGTTCGACGTTCGCATTTACGATTCCTGCACATACGAAGCCAGAGTTGGCTTAA
- a CDS encoding DNA cytosine methyltransferase — translation MIRVTEFNSISLFSGAMGLDLGLEEAGISTRISQDYDKYCAETAKLNKRKMILGDIRDISGKDLCIAGGVRPKDVFLVAGGPPCQPFSTAGLRGSLNDPRGSLFMEFKRVIDEVRPRFFVMENVKGILSAPVIRENGFPTTAFEIIMEELEKLGYKLTHSIVDAVHYGVPQFRERLIVIGSRDNEPIFIPNPTHFQSHQNPDYRWQTLRNAISDLEANPGEGAKYSKERSMLLKLVPEGGNWKSLPKDIVAKAMGGAFESGGGKVGFYRRLSYDQPSPTLVTSPIHKSTMLTHPTARPPRPLSVSEYARIQQFPDSWKFAGESTQAYKQIGNAVPVGLGKAIGQMLISVATGTAKVHVKRARGTSVHHRMIPLAFSN, via the coding sequence ATGATTCGCGTAACAGAGTTCAATTCGATCTCGCTATTTTCAGGAGCTATGGGTCTCGACCTTGGGCTGGAAGAGGCGGGGATCAGCACGCGCATTTCTCAAGATTATGATAAGTATTGCGCTGAGACTGCAAAGCTCAATAAGCGCAAAATGATCTTGGGAGACATTCGCGATATAAGCGGGAAGGATCTCTGCATAGCCGGTGGTGTGCGCCCCAAAGACGTATTCTTGGTCGCGGGAGGGCCGCCATGCCAGCCATTTAGCACAGCCGGACTTCGAGGTAGCCTTAACGACCCGCGTGGCAGCCTCTTCATGGAATTCAAGCGCGTCATTGATGAAGTACGTCCCCGCTTCTTTGTGATGGAGAATGTCAAGGGCATTCTTTCTGCTCCCGTGATACGGGAGAACGGGTTTCCTACCACTGCGTTCGAGATTATCATGGAGGAGCTCGAAAAGCTTGGTTACAAATTGACGCATAGCATAGTAGATGCAGTTCATTATGGGGTGCCGCAATTTCGTGAGCGTCTTATCGTAATTGGAAGTCGCGACAACGAGCCGATTTTTATTCCTAATCCCACGCACTTTCAGTCACACCAAAATCCGGATTACCGCTGGCAGACGTTACGTAATGCGATCAGCGATCTGGAAGCCAATCCCGGAGAAGGTGCGAAGTACAGCAAAGAACGCAGCATGCTACTGAAGCTCGTACCGGAAGGCGGCAACTGGAAATCCCTGCCCAAGGACATTGTAGCTAAGGCCATGGGCGGTGCGTTTGAATCCGGAGGCGGTAAGGTAGGTTTTTATCGGAGACTTTCATACGACCAGCCATCTCCGACCCTGGTCACAAGTCCCATTCATAAGAGTACAATGCTAACACATCCCACGGCACGGCCACCACGCCCTTTGAGTGTTAGCGAATATGCGAGGATTCAGCAATTTCCGGATTCCTGGAAATTTGCTGGGGAATCAACACAAGCTTATAAACAGATCGGCAACGCTGTTCCCGTTGGTCTTGGCAAAGCAATTGGACAGATGCTCATTAGCGTTGCTACAGGCACCGCGAAGGTGCATGTTAAAAGAGCACGGGGTACGTCGGTACACCATCGCATGATACCGCTTGCGTTCTCGAATTAG
- the rodA gene encoding rod shape-determining protein RodA, with translation MPADRKQIEFPEMLERKNFDITTFFSVLLLVTAGFLAIYSATYAANMNNRFGSQLLFAAGGIGGMIVMAMLPVRWFQAVAYPLYGISLALLVFVAFKGKLVYGHRSWIAIGGFQFQPSEIAKLATIFTIGAFLNKGRDLSNVKNLLTVCGLVILPVALILKEPDPGTAVIFAGLLVVILLWSGIDLFLLAAVVIPALVAVLSLFGQTPTVIAVLAGGLVLFFVFRRNLVLTVLAFGIVIAIAFSTNFIYEHLHQYQRNRVQVLLDPELDPLGAGYNVIQTRMAIGSGGLTGKGYLRGTQTQLRYVPKQWTDFIISVPAEEFGFVGAVVILLLYLFVIFRGVAIASSVRSIFSSVVAIGIAGIWFLHVTVNIGMALGLMPVIGIPLPFMSYGGSALLTNLLMAGILMNLYRNRKVLF, from the coding sequence ATGCCAGCCGATCGCAAACAGATCGAATTTCCCGAGATGCTCGAGCGGAAGAACTTCGATATCACGACGTTCTTCTCCGTTTTGCTGCTGGTTACGGCTGGATTTCTCGCGATTTACAGCGCGACATACGCCGCCAACATGAACAACCGCTTCGGCTCGCAGCTGCTCTTTGCGGCGGGCGGTATCGGCGGGATGATCGTGATGGCGATGCTGCCGGTCCGATGGTTTCAAGCGGTCGCCTATCCGCTCTACGGGATCAGTCTTGCGCTGCTCGTTTTTGTTGCGTTCAAAGGTAAGCTTGTCTATGGACATCGAAGCTGGATCGCGATCGGTGGATTTCAATTCCAGCCGTCGGAGATTGCGAAGCTCGCGACCATCTTCACCATCGGTGCCTTCCTGAACAAAGGACGCGATCTCTCCAATGTTAAAAATCTGCTGACCGTCTGCGGATTGGTCATCCTTCCTGTCGCGCTGATCTTAAAAGAACCGGATCCCGGCACCGCCGTAATTTTTGCCGGACTGCTCGTCGTGATCTTGCTTTGGTCGGGCATCGATCTCTTCCTGCTGGCGGCGGTGGTTATTCCCGCGCTCGTCGCTGTGCTCTCTCTCTTCGGACAAACGCCGACCGTCATTGCTGTGCTCGCGGGTGGACTTGTGCTATTTTTTGTCTTCCGGCGCAACCTTGTGCTTACGGTGCTGGCCTTCGGCATTGTGATTGCCATCGCATTTTCGACGAATTTTATTTACGAGCATTTGCACCAGTACCAGCGCAATCGCGTGCAGGTGCTGCTCGATCCCGAACTCGATCCGCTCGGCGCGGGATACAACGTGATCCAAACGCGCATGGCCATCGGCTCCGGCGGACTCACCGGCAAAGGCTATCTGCGCGGCACGCAGACGCAACTCCGATACGTGCCGAAACAGTGGACCGACTTCATCATCAGCGTCCCAGCGGAAGAATTCGGATTCGTCGGCGCGGTCGTGATTCTCTTGCTCTATCTCTTCGTAATCTTCCGGGGCGTCGCGATCGCCTCCTCAGTGCGCAGTATATTTTCGAGCGTGGTCGCGATCGGCATTGCCGGCATCTGGTTCTTGCACGTGACGGTGAACATCGGCATGGCGCTCGGACTCATGCCCGTCATCGGTATTCCGCTGCCGTTCATGTCCTACGGTGGCTCCGCGTTGCTGACCAATCTCCTCATGGCCGGCATCCTGATGAATTTGTATCGTAACCGGAAGGTGCTGTTTTAG